A genomic segment from Raphanus sativus cultivar WK10039 unplaced genomic scaffold, ASM80110v3 Scaffold3880, whole genome shotgun sequence encodes:
- the LOC108822752 gene encoding probable E3 ubiquitin-protein ligase RHG1A, with amino-acid sequence MQGERASIGSLSETMNYEHGSTSSNPVVEQQIRWDSLHSLGDNDLHNYMSSAAAADANTSLSNSVYHHEQRDLQHRFTLGEASSSGPKNEAPSEQWMQMGRFEERRNDKIDLSPLLMQQPSSGNRVVRDVNLNAEYIERAEDMNPVTGHPGLSQVNDNARAGCKRKAIDAGIGQSSSSTGAFHRGESSSSWVYNQNDLNISLNHAPRGLVSPSPPISSRSFSFGANPTTAQQQEAVFSAGSVIRQPVAPPSMSAPAYPPPVDHQYRHAFSSFTPLNPNASAVSMPPVSRNMTPPFQWSGNTVAAGIGSSPPVDRNALRPGQSRLRSNMLANPLFVPAPPEPRNLHQSHGHVASASVQPSASTPTWTPYQNQSPVNQRRLSEHRRRSLISSLLTNQRAAAAAAARSMVPPPTPDQHVLQPGGDNNFQTQNQAYSRAVPRQGQTAVGVPHSLRSLVASTSRGRSRPSASEIRNVLDHMRRTGNLRVEDFMLLNQTMMLGAADVHDRYRDMRLDVDDMTYEELLSLEERIGDVCTGLNEETISKRLKQRKYNSGSKSTQEVEPCCVCQEEYKEGEEMGVLECGHDFHSQCIKEWLKRKNLCPICKTTGLNTAEKPSK; translated from the exons ATGCAAGGAGAGAGGGCAAGTATCGGTTCTTTATCAGAGACCATGAACTATGAGCATGGTTCTACATCTAGCAACCCTGTGGTAGAACAGCAGATTCGTTGGGATAGTCTTCACAGTCTCGGTGATAACGATCTGCATAACTACATGAGTtcagctgctgctgctgatgcaAACACTAGTTTGTCAAACTCAGTGTATCATCATGAGCAACGTGACTTACAACACAGGTTTACCCTTGGTGAAGCTAGCTCTAGTGGTCCAAAGAACGAAGCCCCTAGTGAGCAGTGGATGCAAATGGGACGCTTTGAGGAAAGAAGAAACGACAAGATAGACTTGAGCCCTTTGTTAATGCAACAACCGTCTAGTGGAAACCGAGTCGTGCGTGATGTCAATCTGAATGCAGAGTATATCGAGCGTGCAGAGGACATGAATCCAGTCACAGGTCATCCTGGTCTTAGTCAGGTTAACGACAATGCTAGAGCTGGTTGTAAAAGAAAAGCTATCGATGCTGGCATTGGCcagtcatcatcatcaacggGAGCTTTCCACCGTGGAGAGAGCAGTTCTTCTTGGGTTTATAACCAAAATGATTTGAACATATCTCTCAACCATGCTCCAAGAGGGTTGGTGTCTCCTTCTCCTCCCATCTCCAGCAGAAGCTTTTCTTTCGGTGCTAATCCCACTACTGCTCAGCAGCAAGAGGCTGTTTTCTCTGCGGGAAGTGTTATCAGACAACCAGTTGCTCCTCCATCCATGAGTGCACCAGCTTATCCACCACCTGTAGATCATCAATATAGACATGCTTTTAGCAGTTTTACTCCTCTAAACCCAAATGCTTCTGCTGTTAGTATGCCTCCTGTTTCAAGAAACATGACACCACCATTTCAATGGAGTGGGAACACTGTAGCAGCAGGCATTGGATCATCTCCCCCCGTTGACCGAAACGCCCTTCGTCCAGGTCAATCAAGGCTGAGAAGCAACATGCTAGCGAATCCTTTGTTTGTTCCAGCTCCTCCTGAACCGAGGAACCTGCATCAGAGTCATGGACATGTTGCATCGGCAAGTGTTCAGCCATCTGCGTCTACTCCAACATGGACTCCTTACCAGAACCAGTCGCCAGTTAATCAAAGAAGATTATCTGAACATCGTCGTAGGTCGTTGATTTCTTCCCTTCTTACAAACCAgagagctgctgctgctgctgctgctcgtTCCATGGTCCCTCCTCCCACTCCGGATCAGCATGTGCTTCAGCCTGGCGGTGATAACAACTTTCAGACACAGAATCAGGCTTACTCGAGAGCAGTACCAAGACAAGGACAAACCGCTGTTGGCGTTCCTCATTCTTTGCGTAGCTTGGTGGCATCCACAAGTCGAGGAAGAAGCAGACCTTCTGCATCTGAG aTCCGCAATGTCTTGGATCATATGCGTAGGACAGGGAACTTGCGTGTGGAG GATTTTATGCTTCTCAATCAGACGATGATGCTAGGTGCAGCTGATGTTCATGACCGGTATAGAGACATGCGTCTTGATGTTGACGACATGACATATGAG GAGTTGTTGTCTCTAGAAGAAAGGATTGGAGATGTTTGTACCGGTCTTAATGAAGAGACCATATCAAAACGATTGAAGCAAAGGAAATACAACAGTGGTAGCAAATCTACACAAGAAGTAGAGCCATGCTGTGTTTGTCAG GAGGAATACAAGGAAGGAGAAGAAATGGGGGTGCTGGAATGTGGGCATGACTTCCATAGCCAGTGCATCAAAGAATGGCTGAAGAGGAAGAATCTTTGTCCAATCTGCAAAACAACAGGGTTAAACACCGCAGAGAAGCCGAGCAAATAA